AAGGTCATATTTTTTAGATGCTTGCCATTGAAGGAAATCTCCACACTCAACTTCAAGATTGAATCTATAATCACCTTTTCTTGCTTCCTTGACGGATTTCTTGTCAATATCTACCGCATTGACGTAAAGAGTCTTTCCATCCTTATCTTTGTTGAGAGCAGTAAGAAACACACCGTTGCCGCAACTCGGTTCAAGCACATTTACAGACTTTCTTGTCGGCAAGCGCTCTAACACATAAGACGCCAACCAATTGGCCAGAGGTTGCGGCGTGTAAAAAGAACCGGAATCTTTACTCATGTCTTTCTACCACATTGCAAACTCTTTTCATATCTTCTATGCAACATCACACCCTATTTAACAGAATTTCACCCCGATTTCCACCAGAGCCCCCTCTTGCTCAACAAACGCCGCCGCCTTCACCTTGCCTCCCCGCAAGCCCCTGTGATACCCTTACCGCCACCTAACCCGCCGGAGGCAACCCAATGCTGATACGCAAATGCAAAACTTCCCTTGTCGGCGCAATGGCGCTCATTATGGCAATAGTCACCCTTAACAACATCATTGACCCCGGAGCCAACTTCCCCTTTGTTCAACATGTTATGTCAATGGACTCAATCTTTCCCCACTCAACCCTGAAATGGCGGGCAATTACCTCGCCCGCGCTGCATCAGGCGGCGTGGTGGATTATTATCCTCTGGCAGGCGGTTGTTGCCGTCCTGCTGGCTCTGGGAACGCTCAAACTCCGGCGGGCAACCAAAAGCGGCAAAGACTTTCAACAGTCCAAGGAAACCGCCGTTACAGGACTGACGCTGGGCGCGCTGCTTTTTCTTGTTGTTTTTCTCACCATCGGCGGCGAATGGTTTGTCATGTGGCAGTCCGGATGGAACGCGCAAAACGCATCCTTCCGCTTTTTCGCGCTGTTCGCGTTCGTGCTGTTAATCCTTCTCAACCGCGATGACACGGAAAGCGGAACGTAAAAGACGCTCACCCCTCAAGCTCAACGTTCCAGTATGAGGCATCAACGAAACTCACAAACGGCTCCCACTCCTTGTAGCGAATCGCGCGGGCGAACACACCCGCAAAGGGGCCCCATTTGGGCTCGTCGGGCTTTGTGAGAAGTTTCATCCGCGCCTGCTCCGGCGTTCTGCCGCCCTTTTTGCGGTTGCATACCCCGCACGAGCAAACAACATTGTCCCACCGGCTTGTGCCACCCAAAGAGCGGGGAATCACATGGTCTATGGTGAGTTCACTCCTCGGAAAGCCGCGCCCGCAGTATTGGCACTTGCCCCCGTCCCTGCGGAATATGTTAAGCCGGTTGAACTTCGGACTTTTTCTGTGAAACCCGCCGTAGCGGAGAAGTATGATGACTCTGGGAGCCCTTATGATTCTGTTGACGGTTCTGACATACTCCCCGTCCGCAGACCGGGCGGCGGAAACCTGAGCCCAACTCTCAAAATCAAAAGTCTCATAGGTGTCGGACACGGCCTTTGCATCGCCGCAGTAAAGCATTACAAACGCCCGCCTGAGATTCGTAACCGAAACCGGCAGGTAGTTTCTGTTCAAAACAAGAACCGGTGAACTCAACATCTGACTGAAACGGAGTTTACAGGCAAGGCGGAACTATTACAAAAACTTGACACCTGTCACGCGGGGGTTAAATTTGCCGGAGTGATGTCTCCGGCTGAGATTTTTGCCCTGAACGCCGTTTTTCTTGCGGCGTTTTTCACCGCCCTGCTGCTGGTTGAAAGGTCCAACACGCGGGCGGAAAAGAAGACCCGCTGATGTATCCCGAATCCGTTTCTATTTTAGGCCTGTCCGTCAACAGTTTCGGCGTTATGCTCGCGCTCGCTTTCCTGTGCGCCTACCTTGTCGCCTCGCGCGAACTCAGGCGCAAAGGCGCTCCGGACGGGCTGGCGGCGGACATGTTTCTGTGGGTGGTCGTATGCTCCGTTGCGGGGGCGAAACTGTTTTTTACTGTGGAAAACTTCACCCTCGCGCAGATAGCGTCCGACCCCTTCGGGGCTTTTTTCTCGCGCGGCGGGCTGACCTTTTACGGCGGCCTCGGGGGCGGCCTTGCGGCGGGAATATACCGCGCCCGCAAAAGCGGTTTCGGAGTTTTGAAAACCCTTGACGCCACGGCTCCCGCGCTTGCCCTCGCCTATGCGGTGGGAAGGGTCGGCTGCCTGCTCATCGGAGACGATTATGGAACGGCGTCCTCTCTGCCGTGGGCGATGGCGTTTCCGGAGGGAAGCCCGCCGGTGGATTTCACAGTCCATCCGACCCAGATTTACGAAACCCTTCTGATGACGGGCGTGTTTGCCGTTCTGTGGAGCAGACGCAAGGCGGAGCGGGCGGACGGGAGGCAGTTTGCCCTTTATCTGACGCTTGCCGGAACGGAGCGGTTTTTTGTTGAGTTTATAAGGACAACCACGCCGAGCCCGATTGACGGACTGTCGGTCGCGCAGGTTATCTCTTTTCTGATGATTGTCCTCGGAGTCGCCCGGCTTATGCGCCGTCCCTGACCGCTTCGCGCAGGGCGTCCTCAAACTCGCGGTTTTCACCGGCGAGCCCGACCGTAACCCTGAGGCAGTCCCGGACGCCGCCGCCGGAGAAGTTGCGCGTGAGTATCCCCTTTTCCACAAGGGCGCGCCGGACATCTTCCGCAACGCGGTCGGATGAAAAGCGGATGAGCAGAAAATTCGCATCGCCCGGAAAAACGGTTATGCCGCCGATGGAACTGAGATTTTTGAACATTAACTCGCGCTCCCGGACAACTGTTTTTGCATTTTCCTCAAACAGCGCGCCGTTTTCAAAAAACACCTTCACCGCCGCCTGAGTCAGCGAGTTTATGTTGTAGGGAAGCCGCGCCTTTGATGCCTCCGCCGCAAGGGCGGGCTCCATGAACAGGACGCCGAGCCGCAAAGCCGCAAAACCGATTTTGGAAAAGGTTCGCATCACGGCAAGGTTGGGATATTTTTTCATAAGCGGAATGTGCGTTACGCCGCAAAAGTGAAAATACGCCTCGTCCGCCACCACGATTCCGGGCGCGGCGGATATGACAGCCTCAATTTTTTCAAGTGAAAAAAGATTTCCCGTCGGGCTGTTGGGAGACGCGAGAAAAATCACATCGGGGGCGGTCTCCTCAATGGCGCGCAGCATCGCGCCTTTGTCAAGGTCAAAAGCGGCGTCAAGATTTTGAGCGACAACCTTTTTGCCGAGCGCGGAGGCGATAAGCGAATACATGGAGAAAGTGGGAGACGGAATGAGAACCGAACCTGAGCCGCCGCAGAAGGTCTGGATGACTATCTGTATGAGTTCGTCCGAGCCGTTGCCGGGGACTATGCCGTCCGGGGAAACGCCGGTGGAATCGGAAAGGGCGCGCTTTAGAGCGGCGCAGTCCGGGTCGGGATAGCGGTTGAGCGGAACTTTTGATACTTCCTCAAGAACGCCCTTCAGCAGTTCGGGCGGAAGAGAGAACGGGCTTTCGTTGCCGTCAAGCCGGATGCGGCACGGGGGCCTTCGGGCGTCGTAGGCGGCGGCGCGGCGTATGGACGGGGAAACCCTGCCCTTAAGTTTTTCAATGTCCGCCATTTCTCAGTGCCGCCCTTGCGGACGGCGTCTGACCGCCACTGAAAGCGCGTGCGCGGTAAGCCCTTCGCAACGGGCGAGAGTGTCC
The genomic region above belongs to Candidatus Dadabacteria bacterium and contains:
- a CDS encoding HNH endonuclease, with translation MLSSPVLVLNRNYLPVSVTNLRRAFVMLYCGDAKAVSDTYETFDFESWAQVSAARSADGEYVRTVNRIIRAPRVIILLRYGGFHRKSPKFNRLNIFRRDGGKCQYCGRGFPRSELTIDHVIPRSLGGTSRWDNVVCSCGVCNRKKGGRTPEQARMKLLTKPDEPKWGPFAGVFARAIRYKEWEPFVSFVDASYWNVELEG
- a CDS encoding DUF2165 domain-containing protein; the encoded protein is MLIRKCKTSLVGAMALIMAIVTLNNIIDPGANFPFVQHVMSMDSIFPHSTLKWRAITSPALHQAAWWIIILWQAVVAVLLALGTLKLRRATKSGKDFQQSKETAVTGLTLGALLFLVVFLTIGGEWFVMWQSGWNAQNASFRFFALFAFVLLILLNRDDTESGT
- the hisC gene encoding histidinol-phosphate transaminase — translated: MADIEKLKGRVSPSIRRAAAYDARRPPCRIRLDGNESPFSLPPELLKGVLEEVSKVPLNRYPDPDCAALKRALSDSTGVSPDGIVPGNGSDELIQIVIQTFCGGSGSVLIPSPTFSMYSLIASALGKKVVAQNLDAAFDLDKGAMLRAIEETAPDVIFLASPNSPTGNLFSLEKIEAVISAAPGIVVADEAYFHFCGVTHIPLMKKYPNLAVMRTFSKIGFAALRLGVLFMEPALAAEASKARLPYNINSLTQAAVKVFFENGALFEENAKTVVRERELMFKNLSSIGGITVFPGDANFLLIRFSSDRVAEDVRRALVEKGILTRNFSGGGVRDCLRVTVGLAGENREFEDALREAVRDGA
- a CDS encoding prolipoprotein diacylglyceryl transferase codes for the protein MYPESVSILGLSVNSFGVMLALAFLCAYLVASRELRRKGAPDGLAADMFLWVVVCSVAGAKLFFTVENFTLAQIASDPFGAFFSRGGLTFYGGLGGGLAAGIYRARKSGFGVLKTLDATAPALALAYAVGRVGCLLIGDDYGTASSLPWAMAFPEGSPPVDFTVHPTQIYETLLMTGVFAVLWSRRKAERADGRQFALYLTLAGTERFFVEFIRTTTPSPIDGLSVAQVISFLMIVLGVARLMRRP
- a CDS encoding class I SAM-dependent methyltransferase, with amino-acid sequence MSKDSGSFYTPQPLANWLASYVLERLPTRKSVNVLEPSCGNGVFLTALNKDKDGKTLYVNAVDIDKKSVKEARKGDYRFNLEVECGDFLQWQASKKYDLVIGNPPFVSRKRIRKQQIEVCKGIHKKIGFSREIANLWTAFVAKSILHLKK